In Lytechinus variegatus isolate NC3 chromosome 12, Lvar_3.0, whole genome shotgun sequence, a single window of DNA contains:
- the LOC121425521 gene encoding EF-hand calcium-binding domain-containing protein 9-like — protein MTDLKRNQIYSVFDMLDIDGSGKIDFDEFYLLTCILISLKDKDEKQFIYRHSRTVFELLDEDGSQSISAQEFSAFGFLFNFYGDAVKQIFTDFDISGDQELDYKEFKMFAMACIDRQNEIDRQKREEQERQKRRREAKALKRLALGGGTWAYIRTSCTCNIL, from the exons ATGACAGATTTGAAAAGGAATCAGATCTATAGTGTCTTTGATATGCTTGATATTGATGGCtctggaaaaattgattttgacgAATTTTACCTTCTGACTTGCATTCTCATCTCTTTAAAG gacAAAGATGAGAAACAGTTTATTTACCGTCATTCCCGAACCGTCTTCGAACTCCTAGACGAGGACGGATCACAAAGCATTTCAGCTCAAGAGTTCTCTGCCTTTGGGTTCCTCTTTAATTTCTATGGTGATGCCGTCAAACAGATCTTCACCGACTTTGACATATCTGGCGATCAG gaACTCGACTACAAAGAATTTAAGATGTTTGCTATGGCTTGCATTGATCGACAGAACGAGATTGATCGTCAAAAACGGGAAGAGCAGGAACGTCAAAAAAGGAGACGAGAAGCAAAGGCTTTAAAACGTCTGGCTCTAGGGGGCGGAACCTGGGCGTATATCCGAACatcttgtacatgtaatatcttGTGA